One Euphorbia lathyris chromosome 1, ddEupLath1.1, whole genome shotgun sequence DNA segment encodes these proteins:
- the LOC136211094 gene encoding ABC transporter C family member 10-like isoform X1, with product MKESFWSMFCDDSECSTDSVNKCCSSGFSSLIGPYSTSNMIVIVSADILLLLIIFSISIHKSVSRKPIEAASRYFSPLLCISSIFNAILGLAYLALGGWILAEKFKRDHAVLPMYRWAVNLLQGFTWLAVNFILCLPKLLLPYISAIKVCSVFTFLLAGFLCISSVLVAFLDTVVSFQMILNALTFPGAVLLLSCCFKRHISIENHGLYVPLASEKENATPFARAGVFSKMSFWWLNPLMKKGKDKILEDEDIPLLRKEDRAKTCYLAYMEKVRKQKQNQKGSSDSPSMISVIISLHWKQILISGVYALIKVLTTSSGPLFLKAFIDVAEGKEAFKYEGYALTVGLLLAKCLESLSERQWFFRTRLVGLQVRSMLSAAIFQKQLKLSNAAKTAHSPGEIVNYVASDAYRIGEFPYWFHQIWTTSIQLCLALAIVYYTVGLAAIAAFIAIVLTVLASSPLVKTQLKYQRKLLEKQDERLKAITEALSNMKVLKLYAWETHFKKLIDKIREEEIYFISKVLLQKAYNLVLFWSCPILIPAVTFWTCYLLRIPLSASSVFTFLATLRLGQDPVRYIPEVLAIFIEAKVSLDRIQRFLEEPELQKRNFLQDSSNKEINKSIFISASEIFWDANSSTRATLRNIYLAIEEGEMVAVCGEVGSGKSTLLAALLGEVPKINGTVHVDGNIAYVPQVAWIQTGTIQENILFGSKLDEVRYQEVIERCCLAKDLEMFQFGDLTQIGEKGVNLSGGQKQRIQLARALYQDADVYLLDDPFSAVDAHTAAFLFNEYVLRALSGKTVLLVTHQVDFLPAFYSIMLMSGGEIIRQATYEELMASSQEFQDLVNAHKNTAGSSEGQNDIPSRERTEAYEDEIQTDYNKEQLREPMADQLIKEEEREVGDTGFKPYMQYLRHGKGFLYFSVGTIFHVMFLIGQLIQNYWLAANIENFHMSRTFLFTIYTTTGLTVAFFVLLRSLCIVPLGCGASRSIFSTLSASLFRAPVSFYDSTPIGRILSRVSSDLSIIDIEVAYRMISIGIVITSYSNFAVLAFLTWPVLFVIIPMVYISSQLQTYYYASTKELMRINGTSKSSAASQFAESIAGAMVIRAFKQEDQFFSKNLGLIDRNASSYFHYFTANEWLIQRLEILCAIVLSSTTLAMVLLKLGDYSPGFIGMELSYGLSLNTFLVGSIQFQCLLSSSIISVERLEQYLLIPSEAPEVIEGNRPEPNWPAVGKVEICNLKVRYRPNAPLVLDGISCTFEGGHKIGIVGRTGSGKTTLVSALFRLVEPAEGKIVIDGMDISTIGLNDLRSHLAIIPQEPTLFVGSVRYNLDPFSDHTDEEIWQVVEKCHLQADIQEKEDGLDSPVTQDGSNWSMGQRQLLCLGRALLKRSKILVLDEATASIDNATDSVIQKTIRTEFADCTVITVAHRIPTVVNCTMVLAISDGKLAEYDEPLKLMSTEGSIFGQLVKEYWSHTDSSSTNSSFSSENWQS from the exons ATGAAGGAGAGCTTTTGGAGCATGTTCTGTGATGATTCTGAGTGTTCTACTGATTCTGTCAATAAATGTTGCAGCTCAGGCTTTTCTTCCTTAATTGGTCCATATTCGACTAGCAATATGATTGTGATAGTTTCTGCTGATATTCTGCTTTTACTGATTATATTTTCTATCTCCATACATAAATCAGTATCAAGGAAGCCTATAGAAGCAGCATCTCGTTATTTCTCACCATTGTTATGTATTTCATCCATTTTCAATGCCATTTTAGGTTTGGCTTACCTAGCCTTGGGGGGGTGGATTCTTGCCGAGAAATTTAAGAGAGATCATGCTGTCTTGCCAATGTACAGATGGGCGGTAAATTTATTGCAAGGATTCACATGGTTGGCTGTGAATTTTATACTATGCTTGCCGAAACTATTGCTTCCATACATTTCAGCAATAAAAGTTTGTTCTGTTTTCACCTTCTTGCTTGCTGGATTCCTCTGCATTTCATCTGTTTTGGTAGCTTTTCTCGATACAGTTGTGTCATTTCAGATGATTTTGAATGCTTTAACCTTTCCTGGAGCTGTTCTTCTTCTCTCCTGTTGTTTCAAGAGGCACATCTCAATTGAAAATCATGGTCTGTATGTACCACTGGCAAGTGAGAAAGAAAATGCTACACCTTTCGCCAGAGCTGGGGTTTTCAGTAAAATGTCATTTTGGTGGTTGAATCCATTAATGAAGAAGGGTAAGGATAAAATACTTGAGGATGAAGATATACCACTACTAAGAAAGGAAGATCGAGCAAAGACTTGTTACTTAGCTTACATGGAGAAAGTAAGAAAACAGAAACAGAATCAGAAAGGATCATCTGATTCACCCTCTATGATATCAGTGATCATTTCTTTGCATTGGAAACAAATTTTAATCTCTGGTGTTTACGCATTGATTAAGGTACTCACTACATCTTCTGGCCCTCTATTTTTAAAAGCTTTCATTGACGTTGCTGAAGGTAAAGAAGCTTTCAAATATGAAGGTTATGCATTGACAGTTGGGCTTCTTCTTGCAAAATGCTTGGAGTCTCTATCAGAAAGGCAATGGTTTTTTCGAACACGACTGGTTGGACTTCAAGTGAGATCTATGTTATCTGCTGCAATCTTCCAAAAGCAACTAAAACTCTCAAATGCTGCTAAGACAGCACATTCTCCTGGTGAGATAGTTAACTACGTGGCTTCTGATGCTTATAGAATTGGAGAGTTCCCATACTGGTTTCATCAGATATGGACAACAAGCATTCAACTATGTCTTGCCTTAGCTATCGTTTATTATACGGTTGGGCTGGCAGCTATTGCAGCTTTTATCGCCATTGTTCTGACTGTGCTTGCAAGTTCTCCGCTGGTTAAAACACAGCTTAAATATCAAAGAAAGCTGTTGGAAAAACAAGATGAGAGGCTTAAGGCCATTACGGAGGCACTTTCTAATATGAAGGTCTTGAAGTTGTATGCTTGGGAGACACATTTCAAGAAACTTATAGACAAGATAAGAGAAGAAGAAATTTATTTCATATCAAAAGTACTACTACAAAAAGCATACAATCTGGTTTTATTTTGGTCATGTCCTATTCTGATACCAGCAGTTACATTTTGGACATGCTATCTCCTCAGAATTCCGCTTTCTGCGAGTAGTGTATTCACATTCCTTGCCACTTTGCGCCTTGGCCAAGACCCAGTTAGGTATATCCCAGAAGTTTTGGCCATATTCATTGAAGCAAAGGTTTCACTAGATCGAATTCAAAGGTTCCTTGAAGAGCCAGAattacagaaaagaaattttctgCAGGACAGCAGCAACAAAGAGATCAACAAATCCATTTTCATCAGCGCAAGTGAAATTTTTTGGGATGCTAATTCCTCAACAAGAGCTACATTAAGGAACATATACTTGGCAATTGAAGAAGGAGAGATGGTGGCTGTCTGCGGAGAAGTTGGTTCCGGAAAATCAACCCTCTTAGCTGCTTTGCTTGGAGAAGTTCCTAAAATTAATGGAACA GTTCATGTTGATGGAAATATAGCATATGTTCCTCAAGTTGCATGGATCCAAACAGGGACAATACAAGAAAATATTCTATTTGGGTCTAAACTGGATGAAGTTAGATATCAGGAGGTGATTGAGAGATGTTGCCTGGCGAAAGATCTTGAAATGTTTCAATTTGGGGACCTCACTCAGATTGGGGAAAAAGGAGTCAATTTGAGTGGTGGACAGAAACAACGCATCCAACTTGCGCGTGCATTGTATCAGGATGCTGATGTATATCTCTTGGATGATCCGTTCAGTGCAGTGGATGCACATACAGCAGCCTTCCTATTTAAT GAATACGTCCTCAGAGCTTTGTCAGGGAAGACAGTGCTACTTGTCACACACCAAGTCGACTTTCTTCCAGCTTTCTATTCTATAATG TTGATGTCTGGTGGGGAAATAATAAGACAAGCTACTTATGAAGAGTTGATGGCTTCCAGTCAGGAATTTCAAGACCTTGTAAATGCACACAAGAACACGGCTGGTTCTAGTGAAGGGCAAAATGATATTCCTTCCAGAGAAAGAACCGAAGCTTACGAAGATGAAATCCAGACAGATTATAATAAAGAACAATTAAGAGAACCTATGGCGGATCAATtaatcaaagaagaagaaagagaagtagGAGACACTGGTTTCAAGCCTTATATGCAGTACTTGAGGCATGGCAAAGGCTTTTTATACTTCTCCGTGGGAACCATATTCCATGTCATGTTTTTAATTGGCCAACTGATTCAGAACTATTGGTTGGCTGCGAACATCGAGAACTTTCACATGAGCCGAACTTTCTTGTTCACAATTTACACTACGACAGGTCTTACCGTGGCGTTCTTTGTGCTCCTGAGATCCTTATGTATAGTTCCACTCGGATGTGGCGCGTCGAGATCTATATTTTCTACTTTGTCAGCATCTCTTTTTCGTGCACCAGTGTCCTTTTATGACTCCACACCTATTGGAAGAATACTCAGCAGA GTGTCATCCGATTTGAGCATCATTGACATTGAAGTTGCTTACAGAATGATATCTATAGGCATAGTCATCACCTCGTACTCAAATTTTGCAGTACTTGCTTTTCTTACTTGGCCAGTCTTGTTTGTAATTATTCCCATGGTTTACATAAGTTCACAATTGCAG ACATACTACTATGCGTCTACGAAAGAGTTGATGCGGATCAATGGCACAAGCAAGTCTTCAGCTGCAAGCCAGTTTGCTGAATCAATTGCAGGAGCCATGGTAATTAGAGCTTTTAAGCAGGAAGACCAATTCTTTTCAAAGAATCTAGGTCTCATTGACAGAAATGCAAGTTCATACTTCCACTATTTCACTGCGAACGAGTGGTTGATTCAACGTCTCGAAATACTGTGTGCAATTGTTCTCTCTTCCACAACACTTGCCATGGTATTGCTCAAGCTTGGAGATTATTCCCCTG GATTCATTGGAATGGAGCTATCTTATGGCCTTTCATTGAACACGTTTCTCGTTGGTTCGATCCAGTTCCAGTGCTTGCTATCAAGTTCAATCATATCTGTAGAAAGACTAGAACAATACCTGCTTATTCCTAGTGAAGCTCCAGAAGTGATAGAGGGTAATAGACCTGAGCCCAATTGGCCTGCTGTAGGTAAAGTGGAAATATGTAATCTGAAG GTACGATATAGACCCAATGCTCCACTAGTTCTTGATGGAATAAGTTGCACCTTTGAAGGAGGACATAAAATTGGGATAGTTGGAAGAACTGGAAGTGGAAAAACAACTCTCGTTAGTGCCTTGTTTCGTCTGGTTGAGCctgcagaaggaaaaatagttATAGATGGCATGGATATTTCCACAATTGGGCTTAATGATCTAAGATCACATTTGGCAATCATCCCACAGGAACCAACTCTTTTTGTTGGCTCTGTCCGGTACAACTTGGACCCCTTTTCAGACCATACAGACGAAGAAATATGGCAG GTTGTAGAGAAATGTCATCTTCAAGCAGACATTCAAGAAAAGGAAGACGGTCTAGATTCTCCAG TCACACAAGATGGATCAAACTGGAGTATGGGACAGCGACAACTGTTGTGTCTAGGACGAGCATTACTAAAGAGAAGCAAAATATTAGTACTGGATGAAGCTACTGCTTCCATAGACAATGCTACAGATTCCGTGATCCAGAAAACCATAAGAACAGAGTTTGCAGACTGCACCGTAATAACCGTGGCTCACAGAATCCCAACTGTGGTGAATTGCACTATGGTTCTTGCCATTAGTGATG
- the LOC136211094 gene encoding ABC transporter C family member 10-like isoform X2, producing the protein MLSAAIFQKQLKLSNAAKTAHSPGEIVNYVASDAYRIGEFPYWFHQIWTTSIQLCLALAIVYYTVGLAAIAAFIAIVLTVLASSPLVKTQLKYQRKLLEKQDERLKAITEALSNMKVLKLYAWETHFKKLIDKIREEEIYFISKVLLQKAYNLVLFWSCPILIPAVTFWTCYLLRIPLSASSVFTFLATLRLGQDPVRYIPEVLAIFIEAKVSLDRIQRFLEEPELQKRNFLQDSSNKEINKSIFISASEIFWDANSSTRATLRNIYLAIEEGEMVAVCGEVGSGKSTLLAALLGEVPKINGTVHVDGNIAYVPQVAWIQTGTIQENILFGSKLDEVRYQEVIERCCLAKDLEMFQFGDLTQIGEKGVNLSGGQKQRIQLARALYQDADVYLLDDPFSAVDAHTAAFLFNEYVLRALSGKTVLLVTHQVDFLPAFYSIMLMSGGEIIRQATYEELMASSQEFQDLVNAHKNTAGSSEGQNDIPSRERTEAYEDEIQTDYNKEQLREPMADQLIKEEEREVGDTGFKPYMQYLRHGKGFLYFSVGTIFHVMFLIGQLIQNYWLAANIENFHMSRTFLFTIYTTTGLTVAFFVLLRSLCIVPLGCGASRSIFSTLSASLFRAPVSFYDSTPIGRILSRVSSDLSIIDIEVAYRMISIGIVITSYSNFAVLAFLTWPVLFVIIPMVYISSQLQTYYYASTKELMRINGTSKSSAASQFAESIAGAMVIRAFKQEDQFFSKNLGLIDRNASSYFHYFTANEWLIQRLEILCAIVLSSTTLAMVLLKLGDYSPGFIGMELSYGLSLNTFLVGSIQFQCLLSSSIISVERLEQYLLIPSEAPEVIEGNRPEPNWPAVGKVEICNLKVRYRPNAPLVLDGISCTFEGGHKIGIVGRTGSGKTTLVSALFRLVEPAEGKIVIDGMDISTIGLNDLRSHLAIIPQEPTLFVGSVRYNLDPFSDHTDEEIWQVVEKCHLQADIQEKEDGLDSPVTQDGSNWSMGQRQLLCLGRALLKRSKILVLDEATASIDNATDSVIQKTIRTEFADCTVITVAHRIPTVVNCTMVLAISDGKLAEYDEPLKLMSTEGSIFGQLVKEYWSHTDSSSTNSSFSSENWQS; encoded by the exons ATGTTATCTGCTGCAATCTTCCAAAAGCAACTAAAACTCTCAAATGCTGCTAAGACAGCACATTCTCCTGGTGAGATAGTTAACTACGTGGCTTCTGATGCTTATAGAATTGGAGAGTTCCCATACTGGTTTCATCAGATATGGACAACAAGCATTCAACTATGTCTTGCCTTAGCTATCGTTTATTATACGGTTGGGCTGGCAGCTATTGCAGCTTTTATCGCCATTGTTCTGACTGTGCTTGCAAGTTCTCCGCTGGTTAAAACACAGCTTAAATATCAAAGAAAGCTGTTGGAAAAACAAGATGAGAGGCTTAAGGCCATTACGGAGGCACTTTCTAATATGAAGGTCTTGAAGTTGTATGCTTGGGAGACACATTTCAAGAAACTTATAGACAAGATAAGAGAAGAAGAAATTTATTTCATATCAAAAGTACTACTACAAAAAGCATACAATCTGGTTTTATTTTGGTCATGTCCTATTCTGATACCAGCAGTTACATTTTGGACATGCTATCTCCTCAGAATTCCGCTTTCTGCGAGTAGTGTATTCACATTCCTTGCCACTTTGCGCCTTGGCCAAGACCCAGTTAGGTATATCCCAGAAGTTTTGGCCATATTCATTGAAGCAAAGGTTTCACTAGATCGAATTCAAAGGTTCCTTGAAGAGCCAGAattacagaaaagaaattttctgCAGGACAGCAGCAACAAAGAGATCAACAAATCCATTTTCATCAGCGCAAGTGAAATTTTTTGGGATGCTAATTCCTCAACAAGAGCTACATTAAGGAACATATACTTGGCAATTGAAGAAGGAGAGATGGTGGCTGTCTGCGGAGAAGTTGGTTCCGGAAAATCAACCCTCTTAGCTGCTTTGCTTGGAGAAGTTCCTAAAATTAATGGAACA GTTCATGTTGATGGAAATATAGCATATGTTCCTCAAGTTGCATGGATCCAAACAGGGACAATACAAGAAAATATTCTATTTGGGTCTAAACTGGATGAAGTTAGATATCAGGAGGTGATTGAGAGATGTTGCCTGGCGAAAGATCTTGAAATGTTTCAATTTGGGGACCTCACTCAGATTGGGGAAAAAGGAGTCAATTTGAGTGGTGGACAGAAACAACGCATCCAACTTGCGCGTGCATTGTATCAGGATGCTGATGTATATCTCTTGGATGATCCGTTCAGTGCAGTGGATGCACATACAGCAGCCTTCCTATTTAAT GAATACGTCCTCAGAGCTTTGTCAGGGAAGACAGTGCTACTTGTCACACACCAAGTCGACTTTCTTCCAGCTTTCTATTCTATAATG TTGATGTCTGGTGGGGAAATAATAAGACAAGCTACTTATGAAGAGTTGATGGCTTCCAGTCAGGAATTTCAAGACCTTGTAAATGCACACAAGAACACGGCTGGTTCTAGTGAAGGGCAAAATGATATTCCTTCCAGAGAAAGAACCGAAGCTTACGAAGATGAAATCCAGACAGATTATAATAAAGAACAATTAAGAGAACCTATGGCGGATCAATtaatcaaagaagaagaaagagaagtagGAGACACTGGTTTCAAGCCTTATATGCAGTACTTGAGGCATGGCAAAGGCTTTTTATACTTCTCCGTGGGAACCATATTCCATGTCATGTTTTTAATTGGCCAACTGATTCAGAACTATTGGTTGGCTGCGAACATCGAGAACTTTCACATGAGCCGAACTTTCTTGTTCACAATTTACACTACGACAGGTCTTACCGTGGCGTTCTTTGTGCTCCTGAGATCCTTATGTATAGTTCCACTCGGATGTGGCGCGTCGAGATCTATATTTTCTACTTTGTCAGCATCTCTTTTTCGTGCACCAGTGTCCTTTTATGACTCCACACCTATTGGAAGAATACTCAGCAGA GTGTCATCCGATTTGAGCATCATTGACATTGAAGTTGCTTACAGAATGATATCTATAGGCATAGTCATCACCTCGTACTCAAATTTTGCAGTACTTGCTTTTCTTACTTGGCCAGTCTTGTTTGTAATTATTCCCATGGTTTACATAAGTTCACAATTGCAG ACATACTACTATGCGTCTACGAAAGAGTTGATGCGGATCAATGGCACAAGCAAGTCTTCAGCTGCAAGCCAGTTTGCTGAATCAATTGCAGGAGCCATGGTAATTAGAGCTTTTAAGCAGGAAGACCAATTCTTTTCAAAGAATCTAGGTCTCATTGACAGAAATGCAAGTTCATACTTCCACTATTTCACTGCGAACGAGTGGTTGATTCAACGTCTCGAAATACTGTGTGCAATTGTTCTCTCTTCCACAACACTTGCCATGGTATTGCTCAAGCTTGGAGATTATTCCCCTG GATTCATTGGAATGGAGCTATCTTATGGCCTTTCATTGAACACGTTTCTCGTTGGTTCGATCCAGTTCCAGTGCTTGCTATCAAGTTCAATCATATCTGTAGAAAGACTAGAACAATACCTGCTTATTCCTAGTGAAGCTCCAGAAGTGATAGAGGGTAATAGACCTGAGCCCAATTGGCCTGCTGTAGGTAAAGTGGAAATATGTAATCTGAAG GTACGATATAGACCCAATGCTCCACTAGTTCTTGATGGAATAAGTTGCACCTTTGAAGGAGGACATAAAATTGGGATAGTTGGAAGAACTGGAAGTGGAAAAACAACTCTCGTTAGTGCCTTGTTTCGTCTGGTTGAGCctgcagaaggaaaaatagttATAGATGGCATGGATATTTCCACAATTGGGCTTAATGATCTAAGATCACATTTGGCAATCATCCCACAGGAACCAACTCTTTTTGTTGGCTCTGTCCGGTACAACTTGGACCCCTTTTCAGACCATACAGACGAAGAAATATGGCAG GTTGTAGAGAAATGTCATCTTCAAGCAGACATTCAAGAAAAGGAAGACGGTCTAGATTCTCCAG TCACACAAGATGGATCAAACTGGAGTATGGGACAGCGACAACTGTTGTGTCTAGGACGAGCATTACTAAAGAGAAGCAAAATATTAGTACTGGATGAAGCTACTGCTTCCATAGACAATGCTACAGATTCCGTGATCCAGAAAACCATAAGAACAGAGTTTGCAGACTGCACCGTAATAACCGTGGCTCACAGAATCCCAACTGTGGTGAATTGCACTATGGTTCTTGCCATTAGTGATG